A genomic window from Salvelinus namaycush isolate Seneca chromosome 5, SaNama_1.0, whole genome shotgun sequence includes:
- the LOC120048202 gene encoding putative monooxygenase p33MONOX has protein sequence MPSGDFKEDRLTTSAQSTPCGTPSSTPSVTPCVTPSISPHSSPILNRRSWFNSQSLAPFLASTELSSPNLSPEMGGNEGGGGAGGERWSLFGTSRPVVQKSTTDPGSETNTGFKLKSYFGVQKSTTMEEIKTQVNLMVDDPAKFNPPKIEISSIEGNRPLQTRPHKLKPRDMNVLTPSGF, from the exons ATGCCAAGCGGGGACTTCAAGGAGGACAGGCTTACGACATCAGCTCAATCCACCCCTTGTGGCACCCCTTCCAGCACCCCGTCTGTCACCCCCTGTGTTACCCCCAGCATCAGCCCCCACTCATCACCGATACTCAACCGCAG GAGCTGGTTCAACAGCCAGAGTCTTGCACCATTTCTCGCTTCCACAGAACTCAGTAGTCCTAACCTCAGCCCTGAAATGGGAGGCAACGAGGGAGGAGGTGGAGcgggaggggagaggtggagcTTATTTGGAACTTCTCGCCCGGTAGTACAGAAGTCCACTACTGACCCCGGTTCAGAAACCAACACAG GCTTCAAACTAAAGTCATACTTTGGCGTGCAGAAGTCTACCACCATGGAGGAAATCAAGACCCAGGTCAACCTCATGGTGGATGACCCTGCCAAGTTCAACCCCCCCAAGATCGAGATCAGCAGCATCGAGGGCAACAGACCCCTCCAGACCCGCCCACACAAACTTAAACCCCGGGACATGAACGTCCTGACACCATCTGGATTCTGA